Proteins from one Acanthopagrus latus isolate v.2019 chromosome 18, fAcaLat1.1, whole genome shotgun sequence genomic window:
- the LOC119007936 gene encoding WAS/WASL-interacting protein family member 3-like: MLNTSSSSSSSSSRGGSSFSDTPALTEVLTSDPATALAVPALEHPSSTVRTQSLPETNSIKTLDIRNLLPVDSPPPLTPPLPPPPPPATNSPDLPLLSPPALPPPLPSKTPSTSSPPPLPTPPPAESPQRPTTLNLRTLPRPTVKENGGPPPGEDEEEEERKLLEEDLKKCIEDFKKIRLPRKFPDRKRHWQSDLLKKYNA; this comes from the exons ATGTtgaacaccagcagcagcagcagcagcagcagcagcagag gtGGTTCATCATTCTCTGACACCCCGGCGCTGACCGAagtgctgacctctgaccccgcaACTGCACTAGCTGTACCAGCCCTGGAGCATCCCAGCAGCACTGTCCGAACCCAAAGCCTTCCGGAAACCAACAGCATCAAAACACTGGACATACGAAACCTGCTGCCCGTTGACTCTCCACCTCCCCTgacacctcctcttcctcctccacctcctcccgcAACCAACAGCCCCGACCTCCCACTTCTGTCCCCTCCAGCCCTGCCTCCACCTCTACCCTCTAAAACTCCCTCTACTTccagcccccctcctctcccaaCGCCGCCTCCCGCCGAGAGCCCCCAGCGTCCGACCACGCTCAACCTGAGGACGCTGCCACGGCCCACCGTCAAGGAGAACGGTGGGCCCCCGCcgggggaggacgaggaggaggaggagaggaagctgctggaggaggatcTGAAGAAATGCATTGAGGACTTTAAAAAGATCCGCTTGCCCAGAAAGTTTCCGGATCGCAAGAGGCACTGGCAGAGTGATTTGCTCAAGAAGTACAACGCGTAG
- the LOC119007935 gene encoding BTB/POZ domain-containing protein KCTD8-like, with protein sequence MALPDSGISGEEVPFPEIIELNVGGQVYITRYSTLTSVPESLLGEMFSRKSAKGLARDTKGRFFVDRDGFLFRYILDYMRDQQLVLPDHFPERGRLQREAEFFNLPELVKLLAPKISKQNSLGDEGCQSDPEDSSPGIDSARNLGSLGAAAAACASVVPGALDNKRSGFITIGYRGSYTLGRDSHTDAKFRRVARIMVCGKTSLAKEVFGETLNESRDPDRPPERYTSRYYLKFTFLEQAFDKLADAGFHMVACNSTGTCAFAHEQTDDKIWTSYTEYVFYRE encoded by the coding sequence ATGGCGCTGCCGGATAGTGGCATATCTGGGGAGGAGGTCCCCTTCCCGGAGATTATCGAACTCAATGTGGGCGGCCAGGTGTACATAACCCGCTATTCCACCCTCACAAGCGTGCCAGAGTCCCTGCTCGGGGAGATGTTCAGTCGAAAGTCAGCCAAAGGACTGGCCAGGGACACCAAGGGTCGCTTCTTTGTGGACCGCGATGGCTTTCTGTTCCGTTACATCCTGGACTACATGCGGGACCAGCAGCTGGTTCTTCCGGACCACTTCCCCGAGCGCGGGCGACTGCAGAGGGAGGCTGAGTTCTTCAACCTGCCCGAGCTCGTCAAGCTGCTGGCGCCCAAGATCAGCAAGCAGAACTCCCTCGGCGACGAGGGATGCCAGAGCGACCCAGAGGACTCCTCACCCGGCATCGACTCGGCCCGCAACCTCGGCTCCCTGggtgctgccgccgccgcctgTGCCAGCGTGGTGCCCGGCGCCCTGGACAACAAACGGTCCGGGTTCATCACCATCGGGTACCGAGGCTCATACACCCTGGGCCGCGACAGCCACACCGATGCCAAATTCCGCCGGGTGGCGCGGATCATGGTGTGCGGGAAGACCTCTCTGGCCAAAGAGGTGTTCGGGGAGACGCTGAACGAGAGCCGCGACCCGGACCGGCCCCCCGAGCGCTACACGTCCCGCTACTATCTCAAGTTCACCTTTCTGGAGCAGGCTTTTGACAAGCTGGCCGACGCAGGCTTCCACATGGTGGCCTGTAACTCCACCGGAACCTGCGCCTTTGCCCACGAGCAGACGGACGACAAGATCTGGACCAGCTACACTGAATATGTGTTCTACCGTGAGTGA